The following is a genomic window from Aeromonas sp. FDAARGOS 1405.
TCGATCACCCACTGGGTATCGCTCTTCATCTTGTTGTCGCTGAGCAGCCCCATGGAGCCCTTGTAGCTGTCCATGTTGGCGATCAGGGAGTTGAAGGCGATATCGAGCCGGGAGTAGATACCGGTGGAGCGGCGCTCTTCCGTCACCAGCGCAAAGCCGTTGCGGATCGCTTCGTGGGCGTTGTGGTTGGCCACCTCTTTGCCGTGCAGCTTGATGCTGCCCTGACTGCGATCGCGAATACCGAACAGGGTCTCGACGATATCGGTGCGCTTGGCCCCCACCAGTCCGGCGATGCCGAGGATCTCCCCCTTGTGCAGGTTGAAGGTCACATCCTGAATGGAGGGCTGGTTTTTCGCCGTCAGGTGTTCGATCTCGAGGATCACCTCTTTCGGCTGGTTGGTCTTTTCCGGGAAACGCTGGGTCAGTTCACGGCCGACCATCATCCCGATGATCTGATCCATGGTCATGCCCTTGAGCGGCTGGGTTGCCACCCACTGGCCATCCCGCAATATGGTGATCTCGTCACAGAGCTGGAAGATCTCCTCCATCTTGTGAGAGATGTAGACGATGCCGCACCCCTTCTCCTTCAACTTGTTGATGATCTTGAAGAGGTGGTTCACCTCTTTCTCGGTCAGGGAGGAGGTGGGTTCATCCATGATGACGATCTTGGCGTCGTAGGAGAACGCCTTGGCGATCTCGATCATCTGCATCTGGGAGACCGACAGGGTCGCGACCTTCACCTTGGGGTCGATGTCGATATCCAGCTCATCGAAGATGCGCTTGGTGTCGTCATACATCTTGCCGTGGTCGATAAACCACCCCTTGGTGGGGTAGCGGCCGAGCCACATGTTGTCCATCACGGTACGCTGCAGCACCAGGTTGAGCTCCTGATGCACCATGGAGACGCCATTTTCCAGCGCCTCTTTCGAGGAGGTGAAGTTGATCTCCTGCCCCTTGAAGAAGATCTTGCCCTGATCCTTCTCGTAAATGCCGAACAGGCACTTGAGCAGTGTGGATTTTCCCGCTCCGTTCTCGCCCATCAACGCATGCACAGAATGAGGACGGACCCGTAAATTGACATTATCGAGTGCCTTGACGCCGGGAAAGCTCTTACTGACGTCAATCATCTCCAACAGCCATTCTGATTGTTGCTGTGTTGTCATATCAGCCATCACATCTGGTTGAAAAAAGGGCAAGGGGATCTCCCTTGCCCTGGAGGAGGGAATTACTCGAATTGGGACAGGTTGTCTTTATCCACACCGACGTAGGCAACACGTACAACCTTGTCGACGATATTCCACTTGGTGCCTTCACCGGCCGGTTTGCCTTCAGCCAGGTTCTTGGTCAGCTCGAAGGTGGCTTTGGCCTGGTTGGCCGCATCGTTCAGCACGGTACCCGCCATGGCACCGCTCTTGACCATGGCCAGCGCTTCCGGCAGCGCATCGACGCCGAACACCGGAATGGCAGTCTTGCCCTGTGCTTTCAGTGATTCGACTGCGCCCATTGCCATGCCGTCGTTGTTGGCGATGACCACTTCGATCTTGTTGGCGTTGGGGCCGGAGATCCAGGCGTCCATCTTGTCTTTCGCCATGGCGGTATCCCACATACCGGTATCCATATGCAGTTGTTCAGTCTTGACGCCGCCATCGTTCAGGGTCTTGACCACGTAGGAGGTGCGCGCTTCGGCATCCGGGTGGCCCGGCTCCCCTTTCAGCAGCACGAACTGGATCACGCCATCCTTGTTCAGATCCCACTCCGGATGGGCTTTCCAGTGTTTGGCAATCAGCTGACCCTGGATGATCCCTGACTCCTTGGAGTCGGTACCCACGTAGTAGGCCTTGTCGTAGCTGGCCAGATCGGTAGCGCTTGGCTCCTTGTTGTAGAAGACCACCGGGATATCTTCGCCACGGGCTTTCTCAATCACCACCGGTGCCGCAGCGGGGTCAACCAGGTTGATGGCCAGCGCCTTCACCCCTTTGGCCAGCAGCACGTCGATCTGGTCGTTCTGCTTGGACTGGTCGTTCTGGGAGTCGTTCATCAGCAGTTCCACCCCCGGAGTGGCTGCCGCCTCCTTCTCGATGGCCTTGCGCACGACCGCCATGAAGTTGTCGTCGTACTTGTAGACGGTTACCCCGATACGGGTGTCAGCCTGGGCATTGGCTCCAGCCATCATGCCCATCAGCAGGGCGGCAACTGTGGTCAGTTTTTTCATTATGTGTGCTCCGATGTGTCTATCTGTGTTGTAGGGTGGCGAGCAATTGAGCAAGCGCCAATCAATGTAATCAGTTTGTTGTCATTTCTTCTGTGATCATGACGACAAAATGAAAACGATTACACTCTGTTACATTGAAACTTTGTTTTTATTTTTCAAATGCATATGAATAAAAATCAGTTTTGAGACTCAATCATTTCCACAGCATTGAGGCTAGTCGTTACTGGCCTGTTGTCAAAATGGCGCACTGGCTAGGCAGTCGTCTCAATAGCTGGCTTAACAGAGAGTGCAGCCCCAACGGTAACGATGCTCGAGCAGTTGATACTCGGGACGCACGCTCTGGCTCCAGGAGTCATCTCCGCCCACTCCCATGTGAGCACCATCGAGACAGACCCACAGCCCCTCCTCTGCCACCAGATCGCTCTGGTGACGAGCAGCGGCCAGCTGTTGCTGACTGAAGCGGCTGGCACTGAAATGGAAGCTGCCGCTCACCGTCGTGCTGCCCAACTGCAACTGGCGGGTATCGCAGCGCAAGCCGTTGTCGCTCGGGAAGATGTAAGGGGTATGCATCGCCTCCAGCGGCAAACTCCAGCGCCCCAGATCGGCGCCCAACAGGCGATCCGGATAGTTCTCATGAGGGCCACGCCCCAGCCATTCTGCTCGCGCCGGTACCTCGGCCAGATGGAGCAACAGACCGATCCGCGGTAGCGAAGGCAGCACCTGCGCCAGCTCGGTCTCTATCTCCAGGCTCATGGCGCCATCGTCGGTAAAGCGGTGATGCCAGTGACTCACCAGCAGCAGCTCATCGCGGTGGAAGTAGCCATGGCTGACACGGATATCCCCTCCGGCGACCGCGAGCCCCAGACAGCGGTGCTGCCACTGACCGAGACCACAGCCCTGCCAGAGGGCAATCCAGGAGCCAGGGTCGGCGTGATCCGCTTCGCTGGTGCCGATGTCGTTGTCGAGCGGCGCCCGATAGAAGTGATCCATGATCGGCGCCAGCAGCTGCTCCTGCCCCGATTTTTGCCAACTGGTGATACGGCCGCTCTGCTTGTCGAGCCACCACTGGCTGTTTGCGGCGGTGATCCGCCAGCCATCCGGCTGCTCGCTCAGGGTGGCGGCAGCGGCGGGAGCAGGCAGAGCAAGGGGGGTCGGCAGGGTGAACTGCTGACGGGCGACCTTGTGATCCGCCTGCGACCAGGGGGTGGCCTGCGGCTGAACGATGGCCAGATCGAGCCAGGCCAGTGAACCTGCCGCAAAGGTGGGCAACGCCTCGCTCAGGGTCAACTCGACCACCCCCTGTGGCGCCAGCTCAAGGGAAACGTCCCCCTGCTGCTGCACATGACCGTTCTCGCACAGCTGCCAGCAAAGCCGCTCGTTGTCGGTTTCCCGGAACAGGTATTCGCTCTCGATCCGCACCCGCAGCGGGGTGTGCTCGAGCAGGGTGAAGTGGAACGGCTGCTGGGCACGCTTCGCCTCGCACAGGGCAGGATGGGGGGTACGATCCGGGAACAGCAGACCGTTGCAGCAGAACTGGCGATCGTTTTGCACATCACCGAAGTCGCCGCCATAGCCCCAGTAGTGGCGGCCATCGGCGGTGTATTTGTCGAGCCCCTGATCGACCCAATCCCAGACAAACCCGCCTTGCAGGCGTGGATGATCGCGAAACGCCTGCCAGTAGTGGGCGTAGCCCCCCAGACTGTTGCCCATGGCGTGGGCATATTCGCAGAGGATCAACGGCCGGTGCTCGCCGGGCAGGCCGATCCACTTGGCCAGCGCCCACTTGGGCACCGCCAGGAAGGGTTGATCCTGATGGGTTCTGGCATACATGGGGCAGATGATGTCGGTGGCCGGGGTATCGGCCCCACCCCCCTCGTACTGCACCGGGCGGCTCGGGTCGCTGCGCTTGATCCAGCCATACATGGCATCGTGGGCCGGGCCGTAACCCGACTCGTTGCCCAGCGACCAGATGATGATCGAGGGGTTGTTGAAATCCCGTGCCACCATGCGGGTCGCCCGCTCCAGAAAGGCGTTACTCCAGGCGGGATCCCGCGCCAGCCGCCCCATGGGGGTCATGCCGTGGGTCTCCAGATTCGCCTCGTCCACCACATAGAGGCCGAGCCGATCGCACAGGCGATAGAAGTCGGGGTGGTTGGGATAATGGGAGCAGCGCACCGCGTTGAAGTTATGGCGCTTCATCAGCAGCAGATCCCGCTCCATGGTGGCGCGATCAATGGCATACCCTTTGGCGGGGTGGTGTTCGTGACGGTTGGCACCACGGATCAGCAGCGGCTGGCCGTTGACCAGCAGCAGGCCACCACGGATCTCCACCACCCGAAAGCCCACATCGCACGCCTCACTCTCGATGGCGCGGCCCTGCTCGTCCAGCAGGGTCAGGGTCAGGCGATAGAGATGAGGCGTCTCGGCGCTCCACTTGCGCGGCGCAGCCACGTCGAGCCAGAACTCGGCGCGATCGTCATACGCCCCTTTTTCATCAATAGCTTGGGTGCCGATTGGCTGGCGCAGGGTCACGACCCGCTCGCTACCGTCATAGAGATTGGCCTCTACCGACAGACCAGCCCCATTGGCTACCTGCAGTGCAATCTTGAGACGGCCATCCCGATAGCAGGCATCCAGCTCGGGGGTCACCCGCATATCCATAAGATAACGGGACGGTTTGTGCAGCAGGCTGACGGAGCGGAAGATCCCTGACAGCCACCACATATCCTGATCTTCCAGATAGGAGCCATCGGACCAGCGCAGCACCAGCACCGCCAGCCGGTTGCGACCGGCTTGCAGATAAGGAGTCAGATCGAATTCGGCGGGCAGCCGGCTGTCCTGGGAGTAGCCGACCCAGCGGCCGTTGCAGAAGAGATAGAAGGCACTGCTCACCCCGTCAAAGATGATCCGGCTCTGGCCGCTGGCCAGCCAGTCGGCGGGCAGCTCGAACTCGCGGGAGTAGCAGCCAGTAGGATTGTCTGCCGGCACTCGCGGTGGATCGCAGGGAAAGGGGTACTTGATATTGGTGTAGATGGGGCCATCGGTGAGCGGCCGCGCAGCTGGATAGGCGGCATCCAGCTGCCAGTTGCCCGGCACTGTAATGGGGCAAGCATCCACCAGATCCTGCGCCAGCCAGCTCTCGGGCACCAATTCGGGAGCGGCAAAGAAGGAGAAGCGCCACTCGCCATCGAGCAAGAGACGGGAGGAAGAGGCCAGATCCCCCCTGGCATCCGCTTCGCTGCGCCAGCTGAACATGGGGGTATGGGCAGCCAGCCGGTTTACCGATGTAATGGCCTGAGTCTGCCAATCCTGACGCGCCACTATCTCCCTGAGCATTCACTCTCTCCCTGCTGATTGGAAAACGTATTCAGTCTAGAGAAGTATGACGCAGGGAACGGCGATCTCGCTCACACAGATGTAAACGATTACACCAATTTTGTTAAGTAAAGCGGAGTAAAAATGATTAAAAATAGGTAAAACAATAACTGTGCAAGAAACGGCCCCGAACAGGGCCGCAAAAGGGGGCTATCCGGCCCGAACCGGTGCCACCGAGTGGCGATTGATCAGGGTGGGGGTATAGATCCGGCTCTGGGTCGCGTCACTCTCCCCCGCCGCCAGCTGAATGGCCAGCTTGGCCGCCTGGGCCGCCATCAGCTCGATGGGATAGCGCATGGTGGAGAGCTTGGGGCGCAGATATCTGGCATAGATGATGTCATCGAAGCCCACCACCGAGACCTCCTCCGGCACTCGCAGGCCGTTGTCCGCCAGCACGGAGATGGCGCCCGCCGCCATGGCATCGTTATAGGCAACCACAGCGGTCACCTTGAGCCCCTTGGCAAGCAGATTGAGCATGGCGCGCTCGCCCCCCTCCTCGTTCGGCGTGCCGCTCTCGATAAGCTCGGGATCGGCTGCCAGACCCGCTTCCATCAGTCCATCCTGATAACCCTGCAGGCGCAAGGTGGCATCCTCAATGGCGTGATCCGAGCTGATAAAGGCAATATGGCGGTGACCCAGTTCGATCAGGTGGCGAGTTGCCGTGGCCGCACCAAGCCGGTTGTTGAGGGCGATGCAGCGCCCCTTGAGGGCAGGAATATCGCGGTTGATCAACACCATGCCGGGCACCCGCATGGCGTAATCGCACAGTTCCTCGTCGCTCAGCGCCTTGCTGTGCACCACCAGCGCCTCGCAACGCTTGCCGATCAGCAGCTCGATCGCTTCACGCTCCTGACGCGCCTTGTGAAAACCGTTACCCATCAGCAGGTGAAGGTTCTGCTCGACGGCGATGCCGGAGACCCCCTTCACCAGTGCGCCGAAGAAGGGATCCGCCACGTCACCGACCACTACCCCCATGGTGTCGCAGGTCTGGCTGACCAGTGCCCGCGCGTTGGCGTTGGGGGTGTAGCCCAGTTCGGCCATGGCCTTCTGCACCACTTCGCGAGATGCGGCGCTGGCCTTGGGGGAGTTGTTCATCACCCGTGAAACCGTTGCCACCGACACATTGGCCAAACGGGCGACATCCTTGATGGTGCTCATGCTGTTTTCACTTCTTTCACTGTGCGATAGAGCGCCATTATACCCAGCAAACCCATTGAAAACAGGGGTGAAATAAATATCTGCCGTCAGGATAATCACAAAAACAGTGTAATCGTTTACACTGTTTTGCAAGCAAGCTCACAGTTTGGTCGCCACACCCTCGGCTAGACTCCTTCCAGACACTTTTTCAGTGGAGAGCAAGATGAACGTTCTGGTCACCGGCGGCTGCGGATATATCGGCAGCCACACCTCTCTGGCCCTGCAAGCCGCAGGCATGACCCCGGTCGTGGTGGACAACCTCTGCAACAGCAAGCGCAGCGTGTTGACTCGAGTCGCCGCTATCAGCGGCCAGCAACCCGTGTTCTATCAAGGGGATATTCGCGATGCCGCCCTGCTGGACCGGATCTTCGCCGAGCAGCAGATCGACGCAGTAATCCACTTTGCCGCCCTCAAGGCGGTCGGCGAGTCGACCCGCATTCCACTGGATTACTACGAGAACAACCTCGGCGGCACCCTCACCCTGCTGCAGGCGATGAAACGGGCCGGGGTGCACAATCTGGTGTTCAGCTCCTCGGCCACCGTCTACGGCGATCCCGCCACTCTGCCGATCCGTGAGGATTTCCCCCGCAGCGCTACCAACCCCTACGGTCGCTCCAAGCTGATCATCGAGGAGATCCTCGAGGATCTGCAGCTGGCCGAGCCCCACTGGAGCATGACCCTGCTGCGCTACTTCAATCCGGTCGGCGCCCACGAATCGGGCACCATGGGTGAAGACCCGCAAGGTATCCCCAACAACCTGATGCCCTATATCACCCAGGTGGCCATCGGCCGTCGCGACTGCCTGTCGGTTTTTGGAAACGATTACCCAACTGTGGATGGCACCGGCGTGCGCGACTACATCCACGTGATGGATCTCGCCGAGGGGCACGTCAAGGCACTGCAACACTGCGCCAACAAGGGTGGCGTGCACACCTACAACCTGGGCACAGGTCAGGGCCAGAGTGTGTTGCAGCTGGTCGCCGCTTTCTCCGCCGCCTGTGGCAAGCCGCTGCCGTTTCGCATCGAACCGCGTCGCCCTGGTGACATCGCCGCCTGCTGGGCCGATCCGGCCAAGGCAGAGCGGGAACTGGGCTGGCAGGCGACCCGGGGCATAGACGCCATGTGCGCCGACAGCTGGCGCTGGCAATCGGCCAACCCGAACGGTTACGAGGAGTAGGCCTGCCTGCTCCCTGTTAATAAACGACTTTAGTTTTCCATACCTTATTCAGG
Proteins encoded in this region:
- the mglA gene encoding galactose/methyl galactoside ABC transporter ATP-binding protein MglA gives rise to the protein MADMTTQQQSEWLLEMIDVSKSFPGVKALDNVNLRVRPHSVHALMGENGAGKSTLLKCLFGIYEKDQGKIFFKGQEINFTSSKEALENGVSMVHQELNLVLQRTVMDNMWLGRYPTKGWFIDHGKMYDDTKRIFDELDIDIDPKVKVATLSVSQMQMIEIAKAFSYDAKIVIMDEPTSSLTEKEVNHLFKIINKLKEKGCGIVYISHKMEEIFQLCDEITILRDGQWVATQPLKGMTMDQIIGMMVGRELTQRFPEKTNQPKEVILEIEHLTAKNQPSIQDVTFNLHKGEILGIAGLVGAKRTDIVETLFGIRDRSQGSIKLHGKEVANHNAHEAIRNGFALVTEERRSTGIYSRLDIAFNSLIANMDSYKGSMGLLSDNKMKSDTQWVIDSMRVKTPTQQTQIGSLSGGNQQKVIIGRWLLTQPEILMLDEPTRGIDVGAKFEIYQLILELAKKDKGIIIISSEMPELLGITDRIMVMSNGRVAGIVNTKETDQSEILRLASLYL
- the mglB gene encoding galactose/glucose ABC transporter substrate-binding protein MglB, giving the protein MKKLTTVAALLMGMMAGANAQADTRIGVTVYKYDDNFMAVVRKAIEKEAAATPGVELLMNDSQNDQSKQNDQIDVLLAKGVKALAINLVDPAAAPVVIEKARGEDIPVVFYNKEPSATDLASYDKAYYVGTDSKESGIIQGQLIAKHWKAHPEWDLNKDGVIQFVLLKGEPGHPDAEARTSYVVKTLNDGGVKTEQLHMDTGMWDTAMAKDKMDAWISGPNANKIEVVIANNDGMAMGAVESLKAQGKTAIPVFGVDALPEALAMVKSGAMAGTVLNDAANQAKATFELTKNLAEGKPAGEGTKWNIVDKVVRVAYVGVDKDNLSQFE
- a CDS encoding beta-galactosidase, translated to MLREIVARQDWQTQAITSVNRLAAHTPMFSWRSEADARGDLASSSRLLLDGEWRFSFFAAPELVPESWLAQDLVDACPITVPGNWQLDAAYPAARPLTDGPIYTNIKYPFPCDPPRVPADNPTGCYSREFELPADWLASGQSRIIFDGVSSAFYLFCNGRWVGYSQDSRLPAEFDLTPYLQAGRNRLAVLVLRWSDGSYLEDQDMWWLSGIFRSVSLLHKPSRYLMDMRVTPELDACYRDGRLKIALQVANGAGLSVEANLYDGSERVVTLRQPIGTQAIDEKGAYDDRAEFWLDVAAPRKWSAETPHLYRLTLTLLDEQGRAIESEACDVGFRVVEIRGGLLLVNGQPLLIRGANRHEHHPAKGYAIDRATMERDLLLMKRHNFNAVRCSHYPNHPDFYRLCDRLGLYVVDEANLETHGMTPMGRLARDPAWSNAFLERATRMVARDFNNPSIIIWSLGNESGYGPAHDAMYGWIKRSDPSRPVQYEGGGADTPATDIICPMYARTHQDQPFLAVPKWALAKWIGLPGEHRPLILCEYAHAMGNSLGGYAHYWQAFRDHPRLQGGFVWDWVDQGLDKYTADGRHYWGYGGDFGDVQNDRQFCCNGLLFPDRTPHPALCEAKRAQQPFHFTLLEHTPLRVRIESEYLFRETDNERLCWQLCENGHVQQQGDVSLELAPQGVVELTLSEALPTFAAGSLAWLDLAIVQPQATPWSQADHKVARQQFTLPTPLALPAPAAAATLSEQPDGWRITAANSQWWLDKQSGRITSWQKSGQEQLLAPIMDHFYRAPLDNDIGTSEADHADPGSWIALWQGCGLGQWQHRCLGLAVAGGDIRVSHGYFHRDELLLVSHWHHRFTDDGAMSLEIETELAQVLPSLPRIGLLLHLAEVPARAEWLGRGPHENYPDRLLGADLGRWSLPLEAMHTPYIFPSDNGLRCDTRQLQLGSTTVSGSFHFSASRFSQQQLAAARHQSDLVAEEGLWVCLDGAHMGVGGDDSWSQSVRPEYQLLEHRYRWGCTLC
- a CDS encoding substrate-binding domain-containing protein; translation: MSTIKDVARLANVSVATVSRVMNNSPKASAASREVVQKAMAELGYTPNANARALVSQTCDTMGVVVGDVADPFFGALVKGVSGIAVEQNLHLLMGNGFHKARQEREAIELLIGKRCEALVVHSKALSDEELCDYAMRVPGMVLINRDIPALKGRCIALNNRLGAATATRHLIELGHRHIAFISSDHAIEDATLRLQGYQDGLMEAGLAADPELIESGTPNEEGGERAMLNLLAKGLKVTAVVAYNDAMAAGAISVLADNGLRVPEEVSVVGFDDIIYARYLRPKLSTMRYPIELMAAQAAKLAIQLAAGESDATQSRIYTPTLINRHSVAPVRAG
- the galE gene encoding UDP-glucose 4-epimerase GalE; the protein is MNVLVTGGCGYIGSHTSLALQAAGMTPVVVDNLCNSKRSVLTRVAAISGQQPVFYQGDIRDAALLDRIFAEQQIDAVIHFAALKAVGESTRIPLDYYENNLGGTLTLLQAMKRAGVHNLVFSSSATVYGDPATLPIREDFPRSATNPYGRSKLIIEEILEDLQLAEPHWSMTLLRYFNPVGAHESGTMGEDPQGIPNNLMPYITQVAIGRRDCLSVFGNDYPTVDGTGVRDYIHVMDLAEGHVKALQHCANKGGVHTYNLGTGQGQSVLQLVAAFSAACGKPLPFRIEPRRPGDIAACWADPAKAERELGWQATRGIDAMCADSWRWQSANPNGYEE